A genome region from Polyodon spathula isolate WHYD16114869_AA chromosome 19, ASM1765450v1, whole genome shotgun sequence includes the following:
- the best1 gene encoding bestrophin-2, whose amino-acid sequence MTVTYTRRVADARLGTFSLLLLRWRGSIYKLLYRELFIFLGLYYALSATYRVILTEGQRRMFEKLVLYCNHYSGLIPVSFVLGFYVSVVVSRWWSQYESIPWPDRLSSLVSCHVQGADERGRLLRRTLVRYANMASVLILRSVSTAVYKRFPTMEHVVRAGFLVFGKFSETGEKPQVVGHNKFWVPCVWFTSLAVQARREGRIDNDVVLQAILNEMNTLRQCCGTLYSYDWISVPLVYTQVVTVAVYSFLLACLIGRQFLDPAQGYPDHDLDLYIPVFTLLQFFFYLGWLKVAEQLINPFGEDDDDFESNWFVDRNLQISLLSVDEMYNNLPTLERDLYWNDCDPQPPYTSATVEYRIHSFMGSTFDISMQKEEMEIQPLEQIKEDVEVNHSTPLLGNLSRLLGLQTASFTRSGSRFNLLRRRGGGSSNNCFPLYTHPSLSPYPKPYNPGLSWLQQGEHDSLDPDRDRDLDFAFTSVPFHGRPGFYSCPQTPIHSVPMVFPPCPRRGPQRAPPRTGQEWERGSGLLGAPPHLPNSSLPPSLWLNDESAGGQVDQQSRSRFSSPLTPDPQTNPLSSPSRFSHPLLLSPRRGTS is encoded by the exons ATGACTGTCACCTACACCAGGCGCGTGGCGGACGCGCGGCTTGGCACCTTCTCTCTGCTCCTGCTGCGCTGGCGGGGGAGCATCTACAAGTTGCTGTACCGCGAGCTGTTCATCTTCCTGGGACTGTACTATGCACTCAGCGCCACCTACAG gGTGATTCTGACAGAAGGACAGAGGAGGATGTTTGAGAAGCTGGTTCTGTACTGCAATCACTACTCTGGGCTCATTCCAGTCTCCTTCGTGCTCG GTTTCTATGTCTCTGTGGTGGTCTCTCGCTGGTGGAGTCAGTACGAGAGCATCCCCTGGCCGGACAGGCTCAGCAGCCTGGTCTCGTGTCATGTGCAGGGAGCAGACGAGCGTGGCAGGCTGCTGCGTCGCACTCTGGTGCGCTACGCCAACATGGCGAGCGTGTTGATCCTGCGCTCCGTGAGCACCGCTGTCTACAAGCGCTTCCCCACCATGGAACACGTTGTGAGGGCAG gtTTCCTCGTGTTCGGCAAGTTCTCGGAGACCGGGGAGAAACCCCAAGTGGTCGGACACAACAAGTTCTGGGTCCCCTGCGTGTGGTTCACCAGCCTGGCTGTGCAGGCCAGGCGAGAGGGGCGCATCGACAACGACGTGGTGCTGCAGGCCATACTCAAC GAGATGAATACCTTACGGCAGTGCTGTGGGACTCTGTATAGCTACGACTGGATCAGCGTTCCCCTGGTTTACACACAG GTGGTGACGGTTGCTGTGTATAGCTTCCTGCTGGCCTGTCTGATTGGTCGGCAGTTCCTGGACCCCGCGCAGGGGTACCCCGACCATGACCTCGACCTCTACATCCCCGTCTTCACCCTGCTGCAGTTCTTCTTCTACCTGGGCTGGCTCAAG GTGGCTGAGCAGCTGATTAACCCCTTTGGCGAGGATGATGACGACTTCGAGTCAAACTGGTTCGTGGACAGGAACCTGCAG atctctctcttgTCAGTGGATGAGATGTATAATAATCTGCCGACTCTGGAGAGGGATCTCTATTGGAACGACTGTGACCCGCAGCCCCCCTACACCTCGGCCACTGTAGAGTACCGGATCCACTCCTTCATGGGTTCCACCTTCGACATCAG CATGCAGAAGGAGGAGATGGAGATCCAGCCCCTGGAGCAGATCAAAGAGGACGTAGAGGTGAACCACTCCACCCCTCTACTGGGAAACCTGAGCCGGCTCCTGGGTCTGCAGACTGCCTCCTTCACTCGCTCCGGCTCCCGGTTCAACCTGCTGAGGAGGCGTGGGGGGGGTTCCTCGAACAACTGCTTCCCCCTGTACACACACCCCTCGCTGTCCCCGTACCCCAAACCCTACAACCCCGGCCTCTCATGGCTGCAGCAGGGGGAACACGACAGCCTGGACCCCGACAGAGACCGAGACCTCGATTTCGCTTTCACCTCTGTCCCCTTCCACGGCCGGCCGGGCTTCTACAGCTGCCCACAGACCCCCATCCACTCTGTGCCCATGGTGTTCCCCCCTTGCCCTCGGCGAGGGCCCCAGCGCGCGCCCCCCAGGACAGGGCAGGAATGGGAGCGTGGCTCGGGGCTGCTCGGGGCTCCCCCACACCTGCCCAACTCCTCCCTCCCACCTTCCCTCTGGCTGAATGACGAGTCAGCAGGGGGACAGGTCGACCAGCAGTCCCGATCCAGATTCAGCTCCCCTCTCACCCCAGACCCCCAGACGAACCCCCTCTCTTCTCCTTCGAGGTTCAGCCaccccctcctgctctctccgAGGCGGGGAACAAGCTGA
- the LOC121294673 gene encoding ferritin, heavy subunit — protein MSSQVRHNFHQDCEAAINRQINLELYASYVYLSMSYYFDRDDVALHNFAKFFKHQSHEEREHAEKLMTQQNQRGGRIFLQDIRKPDRDEWGSGLEALECALQLEKSVNQSLLDMHKVASERNDPHMCDFIETHYLDEQVKSIKELGDWVTNLRRMGAPQNGMAEYLFDKHTMGSGQS, from the exons ATGAGCTCCCAGGTCAGACACAACTTCCACCAGGACTGCGAGGCAGCCATCAACCGTCAGATCAACCTGGAGCTGTACGCCTCCTATGTGTACCTGTCCATG TCGTACTACTTCGACCGGGATGACGTGGCGCTGCATAACTTTGCCAAGTTCTTCAAGCACCAGTCCCACGAGGAGCGCGAGCACGCTGAGAAACTGATGACGCAGCAGAACCAGAGAGGGGGGCGCATCTTCCTGCAGGACATCCGG AAGCCGGACCGTGATGAGTGGGGCAGTGGTCTGGAGGCTCTGGAATGCGCTCTGCAGCTGGAGAAGAGTGTCAACCAGTCTCTGCTGGACATGCACAAGGTGGCGTCTGAGCGCAATGACCCTCAC ATGTGTGACTTCATTGAGACTCACTACCTGGACGAGCAGGTCAAATCCATCAAGGAGCTGGGAGACTGGGTGACCAACCTGCGCCGCATGGGAGCGCCCCAGAACGGCATGGCAGAGTACCTGTTTGACAAGCACACCATGGGCTCTGGGCAGAGCTAG